Proteins encoded together in one Roseibacterium elongatum DSM 19469 window:
- a CDS encoding DUF484 family protein, translated as MSSEQAGAQPGYFDDWRERVISDPELILEDRDLMRALISANDRQMGGNIVDMRGIAMERLQNRLDRLEDTHRSVIAAAYENLAGTNQVHRAILSLMDQRDFTEFLKALGTDVAGILRVDRMRLVLESAEATETEAPRVQKLEDVLTVVAPGFVESYVTGGRDIPHKQVTLRQVGTGCQRIFGEEAATWIKSEALLLLDLGPGRLPGLLVMGAEDPHQFRPSQGTDLLTFFTGVFERLMRGWLD; from the coding sequence GTGAGCAGCGAACAGGCCGGGGCGCAGCCCGGATATTTTGACGATTGGCGCGAACGTGTGATCTCGGACCCCGAGTTGATCCTCGAGGACCGCGACCTGATGCGGGCGCTGATCTCGGCCAATGACCGCCAGATGGGCGGCAATATCGTGGACATGCGCGGCATCGCGATGGAGCGGCTGCAGAACCGGCTCGACCGGCTCGAGGATACGCACCGCTCGGTCATCGCGGCGGCTTATGAAAACCTGGCCGGCACCAACCAGGTGCATCGCGCCATCCTCAGCCTCATGGATCAGCGGGATTTCACCGAGTTCCTCAAGGCGCTCGGGACGGATGTGGCCGGGATCCTGCGGGTCGATCGCATGCGGCTGGTGCTCGAATCCGCCGAAGCGACCGAAACCGAGGCCCCGCGCGTGCAGAAGCTCGAGGATGTGCTGACGGTCGTCGCCCCCGGTTTCGTCGAAAGCTATGTCACCGGCGGGCGCGACATTCCCCACAAACAGGTGACATTGCGCCAGGTGGGCACGGGGTGTCAGCGGATCTTTGGCGAGGAAGCCGCCACATGGATCAAGTCCGAGGCGCTTTTGCTGCTGGATCTGGGGCCGGGGCGGCTGCCCGGGCTGCTGGTCATGGGGGCCGAGGACCCGCACCAGTTCCGCCCCAGCCAGGGCACCGATCTGCTGACCTTCTTCACCGGGGTGTTCGAACGCCTGATGCGGGGATGGCTGGACTGA